The proteins below are encoded in one region of Homo sapiens chromosome 2, GRCh38.p14 Primary Assembly:
- the COX7A2L gene encoding cytochrome c oxidase subunit 7A2-like, mitochondrial isoform b (isoform b is encoded by transcript variant 3): MDGNCWGCEKPGALTGVVIDLGLKPVVSTEAPPIIFATPTKLTSDSTVYDYAGKNKVPELQKFFQKADGVPVYLKRGLPDQMLYRTTMALTVGGTIYCLIALYMASQPKNK; the protein is encoded by the exons ATGGACGGAAACTGCTGGGGATGTGAGAAGCCTGGGGCACTAACTGGAGTTGTTATTGACTTG GGATTAAAGCCTGTGGTTTCCACAGAAGCACCACCTATCATATTTGCCACACCAACTAAACTGACCTCCGATTCCACAGTGTATGATTATGCTGGGAAAAACAAAGTTCCAGAGCTACAAAAGTTTTTCCAG AAAGCTGATGGTGTGCCCGTCTACCTGAAACGAGGCCTGCCTGACCAAATGCTTTACCGGACCACCATGGCGCTGACTGTGGGAGGGACCATCTACTGCCTGATCGCCCTCTACATGGCTTCGCAGCCCAAAAACAAATGA
- the COX7A2L gene encoding cytochrome c oxidase subunit 7A2-like, mitochondrial isoform d (isoform d is encoded by transcript variant 5) — protein MYYKFSGFTQKLAGAWASEAYSPQGLKPVVSTEAPPIIFATPTKLTSDSTVYDYAGKNKVPELQKFFQLMVCPST, from the exons ATGTACTACAAGTTTAGTGGCTTCACGCAGAAGTTGGCAGGAGCATGGGCTTCGGAGGCCTATAGCCCGCAG GGATTAAAGCCTGTGGTTTCCACAGAAGCACCACCTATCATATTTGCCACACCAACTAAACTGACCTCCGATTCCACAGTGTATGATTATGCTGGGAAAAACAAAGTTCCAGAGCTACAAAAGTTTTTCCAG CTGATGGTGTGCCCGTCTACCTGA
- the COX7A2L gene encoding cytochrome c oxidase subunit 7A2-like, mitochondrial isoform c (isoform c is encoded by transcript variant 4) gives MYYKFSGFTQKLAGAWASEAYSPQGLKPVVSTEAPPIIFATPTKLTSDSTVYDYAGKNKVPELQKFFQCI, from the exons ATGTACTACAAGTTTAGTGGCTTCACGCAGAAGTTGGCAGGAGCATGGGCTTCGGAGGCCTATAGCCCGCAG GGATTAAAGCCTGTGGTTTCCACAGAAGCACCACCTATCATATTTGCCACACCAACTAAACTGACCTCCGATTCCACAGTGTATGATTATGCTGGGAAAAACAAAGTTCCAGAGCTACAAAAGTTTTTCCAG
- the COX7A2L gene encoding cytochrome c oxidase subunit 7A2-like, mitochondrial isoform a (isoform a is encoded by transcript variant 2) produces the protein MYYKFSGFTQKLAGAWASEAYSPQGLKPVVSTEAPPIIFATPTKLTSDSTVYDYAGKNKVPELQKFFQKADGVPVYLKRGLPDQMLYRTTMALTVGGTIYCLIALYMASQPKNK, from the exons ATGTACTACAAGTTTAGTGGCTTCACGCAGAAGTTGGCAGGAGCATGGGCTTCGGAGGCCTATAGCCCGCAG GGATTAAAGCCTGTGGTTTCCACAGAAGCACCACCTATCATATTTGCCACACCAACTAAACTGACCTCCGATTCCACAGTGTATGATTATGCTGGGAAAAACAAAGTTCCAGAGCTACAAAAGTTTTTCCAG AAAGCTGATGGTGTGCCCGTCTACCTGAAACGAGGCCTGCCTGACCAAATGCTTTACCGGACCACCATGGCGCTGACTGTGGGAGGGACCATCTACTGCCTGATCGCCCTCTACATGGCTTCGCAGCCCAAAAACAAATGA